A genome region from Tolypothrix sp. PCC 7712 includes the following:
- a CDS encoding SDR family NAD(P)-dependent oxidoreductase: MVTIQPQNSQIDRLMRDRVVLITGASRGIGAATAKLFSRHGAAVGVNYYSSEKAAQQVVEEISSDGGKALAVKADVRDSQQVNAMVQAVSKAFGAIDTLIINANANFPIAPFVDYRWEDFETKLLGELQGAFFPCKAVVPSMMEHQRGCIIAISSGLSRNPGEGFSAHSTAKSGLDAFVKSLALELGAHGIRVNAIAPGLTITDATARLPQEHKAAAAKFTPLKRNGMPEDIASAILMLASDEARFITGAYLPVSGGDQML; encoded by the coding sequence ATGGTTACCATACAACCTCAGAACTCCCAAATTGATCGGTTAATGCGCGATCGCGTCGTTCTTATTACTGGTGCGAGTCGCGGAATTGGTGCTGCTACTGCCAAATTGTTCAGTCGTCATGGTGCAGCAGTAGGAGTAAATTACTACAGTAGCGAGAAAGCTGCTCAACAAGTTGTGGAAGAAATTTCGTCAGATGGAGGAAAAGCACTAGCAGTCAAGGCAGATGTTAGAGACTCTCAGCAAGTAAATGCAATGGTGCAAGCAGTTTCTAAGGCTTTCGGTGCAATTGATACCCTGATAATTAACGCCAATGCTAATTTTCCCATTGCACCTTTCGTAGATTATCGCTGGGAAGATTTTGAAACCAAATTACTAGGAGAACTTCAAGGAGCCTTTTTTCCTTGTAAAGCAGTTGTACCATCAATGATGGAACATCAACGAGGTTGCATTATTGCGATTAGTAGTGGGTTATCTCGCAATCCTGGTGAGGGATTTTCCGCTCATAGTACTGCTAAATCAGGATTGGATGCTTTTGTGAAAAGTTTAGCATTAGAACTCGGGGCGCACGGAATTAGAGTGAATGCGATCGCACCGGGATTGACTATCACAGATGCAACTGCAAGATTACCTCAAGAACACAAAGCAGCAGCGGCTAAATTTACACCTTTGAAAAGAAACGGAATGCCAGAAGACATCGCTAGTGCAATTCTCATGTTAGCTTCTGATGAAGCCAGATTTATTACAGGTGCTTATTTACCTGTTAGTGGCGGCGATCAAATGCTTTGA